A section of the Primulina eburnea isolate SZY01 chromosome 1, ASM2296580v1, whole genome shotgun sequence genome encodes:
- the LOC140836287 gene encoding ubiquitin-activating enzyme E1 1-like isoform X1, translating into MKSLGIRLVVYAAFAVATQTFVCYKLSVDLTSRFDPEFYDFFTYSVVIVCFFMGICRFFSSLLHFKLPGKRPGEGNEIEGRASGRVVYKHRFGSSSDNPNVSNTKSRGICCLSGEDGDSCCGHRITEMAFGDGTRGDIDEVLHSRQLAVYGRDAMRRLFASNVLVSGMQGLGVELAKNLILAGVKSVTLHDEGAVELWDMSSNFIFSEEDLGKNRALASVQKLQELNNAVGVSALSTKLAKDQLSDFQAVVFTDISLKSAIEFNEYCHNHQPPIAFIKTEVRGLFGSVFCDFGPDFTVFDVDGEVPHTGIIASISNGNPALVSCVDDERLEFEDGDLVVFSEIRGMTELNDGKPRKIKTTNPYSFTLDEDTTNFSTYESGGIVTQIKQPKVLNFKPLREAIKDPTDYLLCDFSKFDRPPLLHLAFLSLDKFVSELGRFPIAGCEEDALKFIALTSDLNENLGDAKLKDINLKLLRHFAFGARAVLNPMAAMFGGFVGQEIMKACSGKFHPLFQFFYFDSVESLPTETLDPRDFRPLNSRYDAQISVFGSKLQKKLEDAKVFVVGSGALGCEFLKNLALMGVSCGEHGNLTVTDDDVIEKSNLSRQFLFRDLNIGSAKSTTAAAAASSINPLLRIEALQNRVGPETENVFDDTFWENLNVVINALDNVNARLYVDQRCLYFQRPLLESGTLGPKCNTQMVIPHLTENYGASQDPPEKQAPMCTLHSFPHNIDHCLTWARSEFEGLLEKTPAEVNAYLSNPGEYISSVRNTGDAQAKDNLEHIIECLDRERCESFQDCIKWARLKFEDYFASRVKQLTFTFPEDAATSSGAPFWSAPKRFPHPLQFSTADTSHLHFIMAASILRAEIFGIAVPEWAKHPKKLAEAVDKVTVPYFQPKEGVNIVTDEKATSISPASVDDAAIIDELIVKLEQCRKNLPSSFSMKPIHFEKDDDSNHHMDLVAALANMRARNYSIPEVDKLKAKFIAGRIIPAIATTTALATGLVCLELYKVIDGSHKLEDFRNTFANLALPLFSMAEPVPPKSVKHRDFSWTIWDRWIMRNSPTLRELLQWLSEKGLNTYSVSFGNCLLYNSMFPRHEERMDKKIVDLVRDVAKIELPPYRKHLDLVVACEDDEENDVDIPTISVYFN; encoded by the exons ATGAAATCACTCGGCATAAGACTCGTAGTTTACGCTGCTTTTGCTGTGGCTACACAGACTTTTGTTTGTTATAAGCTTTCTGTAGATTTGACTAGTCGTTTTGATCCTGAATTTTACGATTTTTTCACCTACTCTGTCGTGATTGTGTGTTTTTTTATGGGAATCTGTCGATTTTTTAGCAGCTTGTTACATTTCAAGCTTCCTGGGAAAAGACCAGGGGAAGGCAACGAAATTGAAGGAAGAGCTTCTGGAAGAGTTGTTTATAAACATCGATTCGGCAGCTCTTCTGATAATCCGAACGTTTCGAACACGAAAAGCCGCGGAATTTGTTGCCTTAGTGGAGAGGACGGTGATAGCTGCTGCGGTCATAGAATTACGGAGATGGCTTTTGGTGATGGAACTCGTGGAGATATCGACGAGGTTCTCCATAGCAGGCAATTAGCAGTCTATGGACGAGATGCCATGCGGCGGCTTTTTGCATCTAATGTTCTCGTCTCTGGAATGCAAGGTCTTGGAGTCGAGCTTG CTAAGAACCTTATCCTTGCTGGTGTCAAGTCTGTGACATTGCATGATGAAGGGGCCGTGGAATTGTGGGATATGTCCAGTAACTTTATCTTCTCTGAAGAAGATTTGGGCAAGAACAGGGCTCTTGCCTCTGTTCAGAAGTTACAAGAGCTCAATAATGCTGTGGGCGTCTCGGCTTTGTCTACGAAATTGGCTAAAGATCAACTTTCTGATTTTCAG GCTGTGGTCTTTACAGACATCAGTTTAAAAAGTGCGATTGAATTTAATGAATACTGCCACAATCATCAGCCTCCAATTGCTTTCATTAAGACAGAAGTGAGGGGCCTTTTTGGTAGCGTGTTCTGTGATTTTGGACCTGATTTCACCGTCTTTGATGTCGATGGTGAGGTACCTCATACAGGAATTATTGCATCTATCAGTAATGGCAACCCCGCTCTTGTGTCTTGTGTGGATGATGAAAGGCTTGAATTTGAGGATGGAGATCTGGTTGTGTTCTCAGAAATTCGGGGAATGACAGAACTCAATGATGGAAAGCCAAGAAAGATTAAAACTACAAATCCTTACTCTTTCACCCTTGATGAAGATACGACAAACTTTAGTACTTATGAGAGCGGTGGGATTGTAACTCAGATAAAGCAGCCCAAAGTGTTGAACTTCAAGCCGCTGAGGGAAGCTATCAAAGATCCTACTGATTACCTTCTATGTGATTTCTCTAAGTTTGACCGACCACCTCTCTTGCATTTGGCATTTCTATCACTGGACAAGTTTGTGTCTGAATTGGGACGGTTTCCTATTGCTGGCTGTGAAGAGGATGCCCTGAAGTTTATAGCTCTGACCAGCGACTTAAATGAAAACTTAGGTGATGCGAAACTGAAAGATATAAATCTGAAACTTTTAAGACACTTTGCCTTTGGGGCCCGAGCTGTACTTAATCCAATGGCTGCCATGTTTGGTGGCTTTGTTGGGCAAGAAATTATGAAGGCATGCTCTGGGAAGTTTCATCCTCTCTTTCAG TTCTTCTACTTTGATTCTGTGGAATCACTGCCTACTGAAACATTAGATCCCAGAGATTTTAGACCGTTAAATAGTCGATATGATGCCCAGATATCTGTGTTTGGGTCTAAGCTTCAAAAAAAGCTAGAAGATGCAAAAGTTTTTGTTGTTGGATCTGGCGCTCTGGGCTGCGAGTTCCTTAAGAATTTAGCACTAATGGGAGTTTCGTGCGGAGAACATGGAAATTTGACTGTTACTGATGATGATGTAATCGAGAAGAGTAATCTCAGCAGACAGTTCCTCTTCCGAGATTTGAACATTGGGTCCGCCAAATCTACTACTGCTGCTGCAGCTGCTTCGTCAATTAATCCTCTTCTCCGGATAGAAGCTTTACAGAATCGTGTTGGTCCTGAGACGGAAAATGTTTTTGATGATACCTTCTGGGAGAATCTGAATGTTGTGATAAATGCCCTTGACAATGTAAATGCAAGACTTTATGTTGACCAGAGATGCTTGTATTTCCAAAGACCACTTCTTGAGTCTGGAACATTAGGCCCAAAATGCAACACGCAGATGGTTATCCCCCATCTGACAGAAAATTATGGCGCTTCCCAAGATCCCCCGGAGAAACAGGCGCCTATGTGTACTTTGCACTCCTTTCCACATAATATTGATCATTGCTTGACATGGGCAAGATCAGAATTTGAAGGGTTGCTTGAAAAAACACCAGCTGAAGTAAATGCCTATCTCTCTAACCCTGGTGAATATATATCTTCAGTGAGAAATACTGGTGATGCTCAAGCCAAAGACAATTTGGAACATATAATTGAGTGTCTTGACCGGGAACGATGTGAATCATTCCAAGATTGTATTAAATGGGCTCGTCTAAA GTttgaagattattttgcaaGCAGAGTAAAGCAGTTGACTTTCACCTTCCCTGAAGATGCTGCAACCAGTTCTGGTGCCCCTTTCTGGTCAGCCCCTAAGAGGTTTCCTCATCCCCTGCAGTTTTCTACAGCTGATACCAGCCATCTTCATTTTATTATGGCAGCATCTATTTTACGTGCTGAGATATTTGGTATTGCCGTACCTGAATGGGCTAAGCATCCTAAGAAATTGGCTGAGGCTGTTGATAAAGTCACTGTTCCTTATTTTCAACCCAAAGAAGGTGTGAACATTGTCACTGATGAGAAGGCTACCAGTATTTCTCCTGCTTCGGTCGATGATGCAGCAATTATTGATGAATTAATAGTGAAGCTGGAGCAATGTCGCAAGAATTTGCCATCAAGTTTCTCGATGAAACCTATTCATTTTGAGAAG GACGATGACTCAAATCATCACATGGACCTGGTAGCTGCGCTTGCGAACATGAGGGCAAGAAACTACAGCATTCCTGAAGTCGACAAGCTAAAAGCTAAGTTCATTGCTGGAAGGATTATTCCCGCAATTGCTACTACCACAGCATTGGCCACTGGTTTGGTGTGCCTCGAGCTCTACAAAGTTAtcgatggatcacacaaattaGAAGACTTTCGCAACACATTTGCTAATCTGGCTCTGCCATTATTCTCCATGGCAGAACCGGTCCCTCCAAAATCGGTCAAACACCGAGACTTTAGCTGGACCATATGGGATAGATGGATCATGAGAAATAGTCCTACTTTGAGGGAGTTACTCCAATGGCTTTCTGAGAAGGGATTGAACACGTATAGTGTTTCATTTGGAAATTGTCTTTTGTATAATAGCATGTTCCCCCGGCATGAAGAGCGAATGGACAAGAAGATAGTCGACCTAGTAAGGGATGTCGCAAAGATAGAGCTGCCACCATATCGAAAACACTTGGATTTGGTGGTTGCATGTGAGGACGACGAGGAAAACGATGTCGATATTCCTACTATATCCGTTTACTTCAACTAA
- the LOC140836287 gene encoding ubiquitin-activating enzyme E1 1-like isoform X2 → MMKGPWNCGICPVTLSSLKKIWARTGLLPLFRSYKSSIMLWASRLCLRNWLKINFLIFRMQAVVFTDISLKSAIEFNEYCHNHQPPIAFIKTEVRGLFGSVFCDFGPDFTVFDVDGEVPHTGIIASISNGNPALVSCVDDERLEFEDGDLVVFSEIRGMTELNDGKPRKIKTTNPYSFTLDEDTTNFSTYESGGIVTQIKQPKVLNFKPLREAIKDPTDYLLCDFSKFDRPPLLHLAFLSLDKFVSELGRFPIAGCEEDALKFIALTSDLNENLGDAKLKDINLKLLRHFAFGARAVLNPMAAMFGGFVGQEIMKACSGKFHPLFQFFYFDSVESLPTETLDPRDFRPLNSRYDAQISVFGSKLQKKLEDAKVFVVGSGALGCEFLKNLALMGVSCGEHGNLTVTDDDVIEKSNLSRQFLFRDLNIGSAKSTTAAAAASSINPLLRIEALQNRVGPETENVFDDTFWENLNVVINALDNVNARLYVDQRCLYFQRPLLESGTLGPKCNTQMVIPHLTENYGASQDPPEKQAPMCTLHSFPHNIDHCLTWARSEFEGLLEKTPAEVNAYLSNPGEYISSVRNTGDAQAKDNLEHIIECLDRERCESFQDCIKWARLKFEDYFASRVKQLTFTFPEDAATSSGAPFWSAPKRFPHPLQFSTADTSHLHFIMAASILRAEIFGIAVPEWAKHPKKLAEAVDKVTVPYFQPKEGVNIVTDEKATSISPASVDDAAIIDELIVKLEQCRKNLPSSFSMKPIHFEKDDDSNHHMDLVAALANMRARNYSIPEVDKLKAKFIAGRIIPAIATTTALATGLVCLELYKVIDGSHKLEDFRNTFANLALPLFSMAEPVPPKSVKHRDFSWTIWDRWIMRNSPTLRELLQWLSEKGLNTYSVSFGNCLLYNSMFPRHEERMDKKIVDLVRDVAKIELPPYRKHLDLVVACEDDEENDVDIPTISVYFN, encoded by the exons ATGATGAAGGGGCCGTGGAATTGTGGGATATGTCCAGTAACTTTATCTTCTCTGAAGAAGATTTGGGCAAGAACAGGGCTCTTGCCTCTGTTCAGAAGTTACAAGAGCTCAATAATGCTGTGGGCGTCTCGGCTTTGTCTACGAAATTGGCTAAAGATCAACTTTCTGATTTTCAG AATGCAGGCTGTGGTCTTTACAGACATCAGTTTAAAAAGTGCGATTGAATTTAATGAATACTGCCACAATCATCAGCCTCCAATTGCTTTCATTAAGACAGAAGTGAGGGGCCTTTTTGGTAGCGTGTTCTGTGATTTTGGACCTGATTTCACCGTCTTTGATGTCGATGGTGAGGTACCTCATACAGGAATTATTGCATCTATCAGTAATGGCAACCCCGCTCTTGTGTCTTGTGTGGATGATGAAAGGCTTGAATTTGAGGATGGAGATCTGGTTGTGTTCTCAGAAATTCGGGGAATGACAGAACTCAATGATGGAAAGCCAAGAAAGATTAAAACTACAAATCCTTACTCTTTCACCCTTGATGAAGATACGACAAACTTTAGTACTTATGAGAGCGGTGGGATTGTAACTCAGATAAAGCAGCCCAAAGTGTTGAACTTCAAGCCGCTGAGGGAAGCTATCAAAGATCCTACTGATTACCTTCTATGTGATTTCTCTAAGTTTGACCGACCACCTCTCTTGCATTTGGCATTTCTATCACTGGACAAGTTTGTGTCTGAATTGGGACGGTTTCCTATTGCTGGCTGTGAAGAGGATGCCCTGAAGTTTATAGCTCTGACCAGCGACTTAAATGAAAACTTAGGTGATGCGAAACTGAAAGATATAAATCTGAAACTTTTAAGACACTTTGCCTTTGGGGCCCGAGCTGTACTTAATCCAATGGCTGCCATGTTTGGTGGCTTTGTTGGGCAAGAAATTATGAAGGCATGCTCTGGGAAGTTTCATCCTCTCTTTCAG TTCTTCTACTTTGATTCTGTGGAATCACTGCCTACTGAAACATTAGATCCCAGAGATTTTAGACCGTTAAATAGTCGATATGATGCCCAGATATCTGTGTTTGGGTCTAAGCTTCAAAAAAAGCTAGAAGATGCAAAAGTTTTTGTTGTTGGATCTGGCGCTCTGGGCTGCGAGTTCCTTAAGAATTTAGCACTAATGGGAGTTTCGTGCGGAGAACATGGAAATTTGACTGTTACTGATGATGATGTAATCGAGAAGAGTAATCTCAGCAGACAGTTCCTCTTCCGAGATTTGAACATTGGGTCCGCCAAATCTACTACTGCTGCTGCAGCTGCTTCGTCAATTAATCCTCTTCTCCGGATAGAAGCTTTACAGAATCGTGTTGGTCCTGAGACGGAAAATGTTTTTGATGATACCTTCTGGGAGAATCTGAATGTTGTGATAAATGCCCTTGACAATGTAAATGCAAGACTTTATGTTGACCAGAGATGCTTGTATTTCCAAAGACCACTTCTTGAGTCTGGAACATTAGGCCCAAAATGCAACACGCAGATGGTTATCCCCCATCTGACAGAAAATTATGGCGCTTCCCAAGATCCCCCGGAGAAACAGGCGCCTATGTGTACTTTGCACTCCTTTCCACATAATATTGATCATTGCTTGACATGGGCAAGATCAGAATTTGAAGGGTTGCTTGAAAAAACACCAGCTGAAGTAAATGCCTATCTCTCTAACCCTGGTGAATATATATCTTCAGTGAGAAATACTGGTGATGCTCAAGCCAAAGACAATTTGGAACATATAATTGAGTGTCTTGACCGGGAACGATGTGAATCATTCCAAGATTGTATTAAATGGGCTCGTCTAAA GTttgaagattattttgcaaGCAGAGTAAAGCAGTTGACTTTCACCTTCCCTGAAGATGCTGCAACCAGTTCTGGTGCCCCTTTCTGGTCAGCCCCTAAGAGGTTTCCTCATCCCCTGCAGTTTTCTACAGCTGATACCAGCCATCTTCATTTTATTATGGCAGCATCTATTTTACGTGCTGAGATATTTGGTATTGCCGTACCTGAATGGGCTAAGCATCCTAAGAAATTGGCTGAGGCTGTTGATAAAGTCACTGTTCCTTATTTTCAACCCAAAGAAGGTGTGAACATTGTCACTGATGAGAAGGCTACCAGTATTTCTCCTGCTTCGGTCGATGATGCAGCAATTATTGATGAATTAATAGTGAAGCTGGAGCAATGTCGCAAGAATTTGCCATCAAGTTTCTCGATGAAACCTATTCATTTTGAGAAG GACGATGACTCAAATCATCACATGGACCTGGTAGCTGCGCTTGCGAACATGAGGGCAAGAAACTACAGCATTCCTGAAGTCGACAAGCTAAAAGCTAAGTTCATTGCTGGAAGGATTATTCCCGCAATTGCTACTACCACAGCATTGGCCACTGGTTTGGTGTGCCTCGAGCTCTACAAAGTTAtcgatggatcacacaaattaGAAGACTTTCGCAACACATTTGCTAATCTGGCTCTGCCATTATTCTCCATGGCAGAACCGGTCCCTCCAAAATCGGTCAAACACCGAGACTTTAGCTGGACCATATGGGATAGATGGATCATGAGAAATAGTCCTACTTTGAGGGAGTTACTCCAATGGCTTTCTGAGAAGGGATTGAACACGTATAGTGTTTCATTTGGAAATTGTCTTTTGTATAATAGCATGTTCCCCCGGCATGAAGAGCGAATGGACAAGAAGATAGTCGACCTAGTAAGGGATGTCGCAAAGATAGAGCTGCCACCATATCGAAAACACTTGGATTTGGTGGTTGCATGTGAGGACGACGAGGAAAACGATGTCGATATTCCTACTATATCCGTTTACTTCAACTAA
- the LOC140836279 gene encoding small ribosomal subunit protein eS4x, translating into MARGLKKHLKRLNAPKHWMLDKLGGAFAPKPSSGPHKSRECLPLILILRNRLKYALTYREVISILMQRHVLVDGKVRTDKTYPSGFMDVVSIPKTNENFRLLYDTKGRFRLHSIRDEEAKFKLCKVRSVQFGKKGIPYLNTYDGRTIRYPDPLIKANDTIKLDLETNKIVDFIKFDVGNVVMVTGGRNRGRVGVIKNREKHKGSFETIHVQDALGHEFATRLGNVYTIGKGTKPWVSLPKGKGIKLSIIEEARKRIAAQSAATA; encoded by the exons ATG GCCAGGGGATTGAAGAAACATTTGAAGAGGCTTAATGCCCCCAAGCATTGGATGCTTGACAAGCTTGGTGGAGCATTC GCACCCAAGCCGTCTTCTGGTCCTCATAAATCAAGGGAATGCTTGCCTTTGATCCTTATATTGCGTAACAGGTTGAAGTATGCTCTGACTTATCGTGAGGTGATTTCTATTTTGATGCAACGCCATGTTTTGGTTGATGGGAAGGTTAGGACTGATAAAACCTACCCATCTGGCTTCATGG ATGTTGTCTCAATTCCTAAGACAAATGAGAACTTCCGTCTGCTCTATGACACCAAAGGCAGATTCCGTCTCCATTCAATCAGGGATGAAGAAGCAAAG TTTAAACTTTGCAAGGTGCGGTCAGTACAATTTGGAAAGAAGGGTATCCCATACCTCAACACCTATGATGGGAGAACCATTCGATACCCTGATCCCCTCATCAAAGCCAACGACACAATCAAATTGGATTTGGAGACCAACAAGATTGTCGACTTCATCAAATTCGATGTTGGGAATGTTGTGATGGTGACTGGTGGAAGAAACAGGGGGCGTGTTGGAGTGATCAAGAACAGAGAAAAACATAAGGGTAGCTTTGAGACCATCCACGTTCAGGATGCACTGGGTCATGAGTTCGCCACTCGGTTGGGAAATGTTTACACAATCGGTAAAGGTACAAAGCCTTGGGTATCTCTACCCAAGGGGAAAGGTATAAAATTATCCATCATCGAAGAGGCACGAAAAAGGATTGCTGCCCAGTCAGCTGCTACTGCTTGA
- the LOC140836294 gene encoding ferritin-3, chloroplastic-like → MLLAIQSSISFSFDRRLVSDSVFHYVSSPSAASRSDGVFAPHLRRRSVGGLVMNAAKEAINRPILDVVFQPFEEVKNELLLVPTLPQASLARHKYSDFCEAAINEQINVEYNVSYVYHAMYAYFDRDNVALKGLANFFKESSIEEREHAEKFMEYQNKRGGQVKLQSMMMPISNYDHLEKGDALYAMELALSLEKLTNEKLLNLHKVAEENNDIQLADFLESEFLVEQVESIKKISEYVAQLRRVGRGHGVWHFDQMLVAHAAAA, encoded by the exons ATGCTGCTTGCAATCCAATCCTCGATCTCCTTCTCTTTCGATCGTCGTTTGGTCTCAGATTCCGTGTTTCACTACGTCTCTTCTCCCTCCGCGGCGTCGCGATCCGATGGAGTTTTCGCACCACATTTGCGCCGCCGCAGCGTTGGAGGTCTGGTGATGAATGCGGCGAAAGAGGCCATTAATCGCCCCATTCTCGACGTCGTTTTTCAACCGTTCGAAGAAGTGAAGAACGAACTCCTTCTCGTCCCTACTCTTCCTCAAGCCTCTCTTGCTCGCCACAAGTACTCTGACTTCTGCGAGGCCGCCATTAATGAACAGATCAA CGTTGAATATAACGTTTCGTACGTGTATCATGCAATGTATGCCTACTTCGACAGAGATAATGTTGCTCTAAAGGGGCTCGCCAA TTTTTTCAAGGAATCTAGCATAGAGGAAAGGGAGCATGCGGAAAAATTCATGGAATATCAG AACAAGAGAGGCGGACAAGTCAAGTTGCAGTCTATGATGATGCCCATATCTAACTATGATCATCTTGAGAAAGGAGATGCATTGTATG CTATGGAGTTGGCCTTGTCCCTGGAGAAGTTAACCAATGAAAAACTTCTGAATCTGCACAAG GTTGCCGAAGAGAACAATGATATTCAACTGGCTGATTTCCTGGAGAGTGAATTTCTGGTGGAACAG GTCGAGTCAATCAAGAAGATATCCGAATATGTGGCTCAGCTGAGGAGGGTTGGCAGAGGCCATG GTGTTTGGCACTTTGATCAGATGCTTGTAGCTCATGCAGCGGCAGCTTGA